One Capsicum annuum cultivar UCD-10X-F1 chromosome 2, UCD10Xv1.1, whole genome shotgun sequence genomic window carries:
- the LOC107860402 gene encoding putative serine protease HtrA, whose protein sequence is MESDKKLSKFYEKWKQVVWFIQRATVVKEGDHVRIDRIGGGSGFSVSKDGLVFTCYHVIHGANFIFGHMIKDEEAEPVVLDLVVSKPDYDIAVLKVRTKVGTETVSYKYAKLSKVPFKVGQTTLCVGNPSALLGTFHFGRIGFPCNNVTLPEGPMEYNPTSLSVTPKYPVHADLRFDKTEETDIHPDLPTIPINNLITAPGCSGAPIFDLKGNVIGMLSSVSRSSSTAIHVVALAVVLRHYLGPRKFVLRRDLEPRKQRHQCFLQMHNFRKFLAFKRKRFIVELVE, encoded by the exons atgGAGTCTGACAAGAAATTGAGTAAATTTTATGAGAAATGGAAGCAAGTTGTGTGGTTTATTCAGAGAGCAACTGTTGTTAAAGAGGGTGATCATGTTAGGATTGATAGGATTGGTGGGGGAAGTGGGTTTTCGGTTTCTAAAGACGGACTAGTTTTCACTTGTTATCATGTAATACATGGTGCGAATTTTATCTTTGGACACATGATTAAAGATGAAGAAGCTGAACCCGTTGTCCTTGACCTAGTAGTTTCTAAACCTGATTACGATATTGCAGTTTTGAAAGTGAGAACGAAAGTGGGAACTGAGACAGTAAGTTATAAATATGCTAAACTTTCAAAAGTACCCTTCAAAGTTGGGCAAACTACATTGTGCGTAGGGAATCCCTCTGCCTTACTGGGAACATTCCATTTTGGTAGAATAGGATTTCCCTGTAACAATGTGACTCTACCTGAAGGTCCTATGGAGTATAATCCCACTAGTTTATCAGTCACACCGAAGTATCCTGTCCATGCCGATCTTCGTTTCGACAAAACTGAAGAAACTGACATACACCCCGATCTTCCAACCATACCAATTAACAACTTAATTACTGCACCCGGATGTTCTGGCGCCCCCATCTTTGATCTTAAAGGAAATGTTATAGGAATGCTAAGCAGTGTTTCTAGGTCTAGTTCTACGGCTATTCATGTTGTTGCTTTAGCGGTTGTTCTCAGACATTATTTAGGACCAAGGAAATTTGTTCTCAGACGTGATTTAGAACCAAGGAAACAAAGACATCAATGTTTTCTTCAG ATGCATAATTTCAGGAAATTTTTGGCCTTTAAACGTAAAC GATTTATTGTTGAATTGGTTGAGTGA
- the LOC107860405 gene encoding putative protease Do-like 14 isoform X2 — protein MKGSKHMKGSKDMKRKHTEAWGGEPGKEAWGRGSEQEELAEPFNPAWKREWNEPNLSRRQTHKLINKHMKLINKYLRSGPSLRSFDKYSQNQNLEIYTKSATLKASSSVVSIEFKRYTSAGGIDAMFQCSGFILENVYKGSIILTTADLLKASKNLKADDIKVEVHLSDGRSFDGQVEVYDLYYNIAAIKIHSDMPLPTASLAHLNDSITVDPRHSVKAESFQLRPHANSLDLIPGDLVIALGRFPIEPYSIMAAPGLFSIDRFEHCLLQCKELFTASCIITWCGIGGPLISRSGEVIGISLKIDISTTAFLPINIASIWWEHYKKHGQTQQLWFGMEVTNLYAARLDVLESIIQKFPDVLEGVIVEDVVRGSSAESAGIKQHDVIIQFSGKRIQSFLELFENMWNKVGEAVELVVVRASDDVPLHLSMVVEKEVKKSGYTLYDYDE, from the exons ATGAAAGGGAGCAAGCATATGAAAGGGAGTAAGGATATGAAAAGGAAGCATACCGAAGCCTGGGGAGGTGAACCGGGAAAGGAAGCTTGGGGAAGGGGAAGTGAACAGGAGGAGTTGGCTGAACCTTTCAACCCAGCTTGGAAAAGGGAATGGAATGAGCCTAATCTCA GTCGTCGGCAAACtcataaattaataaacaaacaTATGAAATTAATAAACAAGTATTTGAGATCAGGTCCTTCTCTACGCAGTTTTGATAAatattctcaaaatcaaaatttggaaatttataCTAAGAGTGCTACTTTAAAAGCTTCCTCATCTGTCGTCAGTATCGAATTTAAAAGATACACTTCCGCCGGTG GGATAGATGCAATGTTTCAGTGTTCCGGATTTATCCTAGAAAATGTTTATAAAGGTAGTATAATATTAACTACCGCAGATCTCCTCAAAGCAAGTAAAAACTTAAAAGCGGATGATATCAAG GTTGAGGTGCACCTATCAGATGGAAGATCATTTGATGGTCAAGTTGAGGTCTATGATCTCTATTACAATATAGCTGCCATAAAAATTCATTCAGACATGCCACTTCCTACTGCATCTCTGGCTCATTTAAATGATTCCATCACAGTTGATCCAAGACACAGTGTTAAAGCGGAGTCATTTCAACTCCGTCCTCATGCAAACTCCCTTGATCTTATTCCTGGAGATTTAGTTATTGCGCTTGGCCGTTTCCCCATAGAGCCGTACTCCATCATGGCTGCTCCTGGTTTATTCAG cATTGACCGCTTCGAGCATTGCCTCCTCCAATGCAAAGAGCTTTTTACGGCGTCTTGCATAATTACATGG TGCGGTATCGGGGGCCCGCTTATTAGCCGCTCTGGAGAAGTCATTGGTATCAGCTTAAAGATTGATATCTCTACTACTGCATTCCTGCCGATCAATATAGCTTCCATATGGTGGGAGCATTACAAGAAACATGG gcaaacacaacaactttGGTTTGGGATGGAAGTAACGAACCTGTATGCAGCTCGCCTAGATGTTTTGGAGAGTATCATTCAGAAGTTCCCAGACGTCCTAGAAGGGGTCATTGTTGAAGAT GTCGTACGTGGTTCTTCTGCTGAATCTGCTGGGATAAAACAACATGATGTTATAATCCAATTCAGTGGAAAAAGAATTCAGAGTTTCTTGGAG CTGTTTGAAAACATGTGGAATAAGGTTGGAGAAGCAGTGGAGTTGGTTGTGGTAAGAGCAAGTGATGACGTTCCTTTACATCTTAGCATGGTGGTGGAAAAGGAGGTTAAAAAGTCAG GGTACACTTTGTATGATTACGATGAGTAG
- the LOC107860405 gene encoding putative protease Do-like 14 isoform X1, with the protein MKGSKHMKGSKDMKRKHTEAWGGEPGKEAWGRGSEQEELAEPFNPAWKREWNEPNLSRRQTHKLINKHMKLINKYLRSGPSLRSFDKYSQNQNLEIYTKSATLKASSSVVSIEFKRYTSAGGMSGIDAMFQCSGFILENVYKGSIILTTADLLKASKNLKADDIKVEVHLSDGRSFDGQVEVYDLYYNIAAIKIHSDMPLPTASLAHLNDSITVDPRHSVKAESFQLRPHANSLDLIPGDLVIALGRFPIEPYSIMAAPGLFSIDRFEHCLLQCKELFTASCIITWCGIGGPLISRSGEVIGISLKIDISTTAFLPINIASIWWEHYKKHGQTQQLWFGMEVTNLYAARLDVLESIIQKFPDVLEGVIVEDVVRGSSAESAGIKQHDVIIQFSGKRIQSFLELFENMWNKVGEAVELVVVRASDDVPLHLSMVVEKEVKKSGYTLYDYDE; encoded by the exons ATGAAAGGGAGCAAGCATATGAAAGGGAGTAAGGATATGAAAAGGAAGCATACCGAAGCCTGGGGAGGTGAACCGGGAAAGGAAGCTTGGGGAAGGGGAAGTGAACAGGAGGAGTTGGCTGAACCTTTCAACCCAGCTTGGAAAAGGGAATGGAATGAGCCTAATCTCA GTCGTCGGCAAACtcataaattaataaacaaacaTATGAAATTAATAAACAAGTATTTGAGATCAGGTCCTTCTCTACGCAGTTTTGATAAatattctcaaaatcaaaatttggaaatttataCTAAGAGTGCTACTTTAAAAGCTTCCTCATCTGTCGTCAGTATCGAATTTAAAAGATACACTTCCGCCGGTGGTATGTCAG GGATAGATGCAATGTTTCAGTGTTCCGGATTTATCCTAGAAAATGTTTATAAAGGTAGTATAATATTAACTACCGCAGATCTCCTCAAAGCAAGTAAAAACTTAAAAGCGGATGATATCAAG GTTGAGGTGCACCTATCAGATGGAAGATCATTTGATGGTCAAGTTGAGGTCTATGATCTCTATTACAATATAGCTGCCATAAAAATTCATTCAGACATGCCACTTCCTACTGCATCTCTGGCTCATTTAAATGATTCCATCACAGTTGATCCAAGACACAGTGTTAAAGCGGAGTCATTTCAACTCCGTCCTCATGCAAACTCCCTTGATCTTATTCCTGGAGATTTAGTTATTGCGCTTGGCCGTTTCCCCATAGAGCCGTACTCCATCATGGCTGCTCCTGGTTTATTCAG cATTGACCGCTTCGAGCATTGCCTCCTCCAATGCAAAGAGCTTTTTACGGCGTCTTGCATAATTACATGG TGCGGTATCGGGGGCCCGCTTATTAGCCGCTCTGGAGAAGTCATTGGTATCAGCTTAAAGATTGATATCTCTACTACTGCATTCCTGCCGATCAATATAGCTTCCATATGGTGGGAGCATTACAAGAAACATGG gcaaacacaacaactttGGTTTGGGATGGAAGTAACGAACCTGTATGCAGCTCGCCTAGATGTTTTGGAGAGTATCATTCAGAAGTTCCCAGACGTCCTAGAAGGGGTCATTGTTGAAGAT GTCGTACGTGGTTCTTCTGCTGAATCTGCTGGGATAAAACAACATGATGTTATAATCCAATTCAGTGGAAAAAGAATTCAGAGTTTCTTGGAG CTGTTTGAAAACATGTGGAATAAGGTTGGAGAAGCAGTGGAGTTGGTTGTGGTAAGAGCAAGTGATGACGTTCCTTTACATCTTAGCATGGTGGTGGAAAAGGAGGTTAAAAAGTCAG GGTACACTTTGTATGATTACGATGAGTAG
- the LOC107860405 gene encoding putative protease Do-like 14 isoform X3 encodes MKGSKHMKGSKDMKRKHTEAWGGEPGKEAWGRGSEQEELAEPFNPAWKREWNEPNLRIDAMFQCSGFILENVYKGSIILTTADLLKASKNLKADDIKVEVHLSDGRSFDGQVEVYDLYYNIAAIKIHSDMPLPTASLAHLNDSITVDPRHSVKAESFQLRPHANSLDLIPGDLVIALGRFPIEPYSIMAAPGLFSIDRFEHCLLQCKELFTASCIITWCGIGGPLISRSGEVIGISLKIDISTTAFLPINIASIWWEHYKKHGQTQQLWFGMEVTNLYAARLDVLESIIQKFPDVLEGVIVEDVVRGSSAESAGIKQHDVIIQFSGKRIQSFLELFENMWNKVGEAVELVVVRASDDVPLHLSMVVEKEVKKSGYTLYDYDE; translated from the exons ATGAAAGGGAGCAAGCATATGAAAGGGAGTAAGGATATGAAAAGGAAGCATACCGAAGCCTGGGGAGGTGAACCGGGAAAGGAAGCTTGGGGAAGGGGAAGTGAACAGGAGGAGTTGGCTGAACCTTTCAACCCAGCTTGGAAAAGGGAATGGAATGAGCCTAATCTCA GGATAGATGCAATGTTTCAGTGTTCCGGATTTATCCTAGAAAATGTTTATAAAGGTAGTATAATATTAACTACCGCAGATCTCCTCAAAGCAAGTAAAAACTTAAAAGCGGATGATATCAAG GTTGAGGTGCACCTATCAGATGGAAGATCATTTGATGGTCAAGTTGAGGTCTATGATCTCTATTACAATATAGCTGCCATAAAAATTCATTCAGACATGCCACTTCCTACTGCATCTCTGGCTCATTTAAATGATTCCATCACAGTTGATCCAAGACACAGTGTTAAAGCGGAGTCATTTCAACTCCGTCCTCATGCAAACTCCCTTGATCTTATTCCTGGAGATTTAGTTATTGCGCTTGGCCGTTTCCCCATAGAGCCGTACTCCATCATGGCTGCTCCTGGTTTATTCAG cATTGACCGCTTCGAGCATTGCCTCCTCCAATGCAAAGAGCTTTTTACGGCGTCTTGCATAATTACATGG TGCGGTATCGGGGGCCCGCTTATTAGCCGCTCTGGAGAAGTCATTGGTATCAGCTTAAAGATTGATATCTCTACTACTGCATTCCTGCCGATCAATATAGCTTCCATATGGTGGGAGCATTACAAGAAACATGG gcaaacacaacaactttGGTTTGGGATGGAAGTAACGAACCTGTATGCAGCTCGCCTAGATGTTTTGGAGAGTATCATTCAGAAGTTCCCAGACGTCCTAGAAGGGGTCATTGTTGAAGAT GTCGTACGTGGTTCTTCTGCTGAATCTGCTGGGATAAAACAACATGATGTTATAATCCAATTCAGTGGAAAAAGAATTCAGAGTTTCTTGGAG CTGTTTGAAAACATGTGGAATAAGGTTGGAGAAGCAGTGGAGTTGGTTGTGGTAAGAGCAAGTGATGACGTTCCTTTACATCTTAGCATGGTGGTGGAAAAGGAGGTTAAAAAGTCAG GGTACACTTTGTATGATTACGATGAGTAG
- the LOC107860404 gene encoding uncharacterized protein LOC107860404 isoform X1: MIRPDCNNDFWKERFISGLPSLFAEKVRTKIKDRFEGKIPYDILTYGDLISFITTVGIDLCTDLKLKKQLKKDSTSKYGLGTFYQDYGFTSPSKKHRKKSSKSHKRTTSNKRSLKKESYKPSRKTKRKISKTKDTCWTCGKTGHRAKDCKSNRKKKINQLDLSEETRTNLFSIMEDSSESSDSYASSSDDYSDEEYINAAYETDQSQSGQECACTGTFCSCTRKAFNVISGNPKEILFDIIEHIQDDEARNKYLLELKRLMLSHEEKPPKPIIQPFSMKQVMSRFDKPAEPSIADLKGEISTLKGEIKNLKIRLDQVELNILTDQVLKNIPLPEKVSPPESPKAFPIIPNDHLREPEPSSFPGSESPSTSGKAITAIKAYSEHIVVKIVINKDFVLNRVALFDTGADSNCIVKGLVPTKYLQKSTSRLYSATGEKMEIHYQLPKAHICNNGICLVNDFVITEDITEDIILGIPFVNQIRPYWSDYDGIRTTLLNQNLFFPLLRPLLQEEGNLIKERTVFKINRFSSHINFLKQDIHIKKIEQSLKTPEMITKISNLHKNFEDEICFEFPNAFWERKKHLVELPYIFGFDEQTIPTKARPIQMNQEMMEICKKEIDHLLKNGIIRTSNSPWSCSVFYVNNSAEKERGTPRLVINYKPLNAVLKWIRHPIPNKRDLLKRTFKANLYSKFDMKSGFWQICHSEHLLHREIPLLATLSNVKTASLANNQVKHATLCGTLTLHICFQGHLRT; the protein is encoded by the coding sequence ATGATCCGACCCGATTGCAACAATGATTTTTGGAAGGAacgattcattagtggtctcccttctctGTTTGCCgaaaaggttagaaccaaaattaaagatagattcgagggaaaaatcccttacgatatcttaacctatggcgACCTGATAAGTTTCATCACCACcgtagggatagatctctgcacggaccttaaacttaagaaacaacttaagaaagatagtacttctAAATATGGGTTAGGAACCTTCTACCAGGACTATGGTTTCACCAGTCCCAGCAAAAAACATAGGAAGAAGTCCTCCAAATCTCACAAAAGGACCACCTCAAACAAAAGGTCCTTAAAAAAGGAATCTTATAAGCCTAGTCGAAAGACCAAACGAAAAATCTCTAAAACcaaagatacttgttggacttgtggcaagacaggccacagagcgAAAGACTGCAAGTCAAAcaggaagaagaaaataaaccaattagatctctctgaagaaaccagaacaaatttattctctataatggaagattcTTCTGAGTCTTCTGACTCCTATGCCTCGTCCAGTGACGACTACAGCGATGAAGAATACATCAACGCCGCTTATGAGACAGATCAATCCCAATCTGGCCAAGAATGCGCTTGTACAGGTACATTCTGCTCTTGCACCAGAAAAGCTtttaatgtcatttcaggaaatcctaaagaaattctgtttgacattatagaacacatccaggatgatgaggctagaaataaatatcttctagaactcaaacgattaatgctttctcatgaagagaaaccccccaaacccattattcagccttttagcatgaaacaagTTATGTCTAGATTCGACAAACCTGCGGAACCTTCTATTGCTGATCTTAAGGGAGAAATCTCTACGTTAAagggagaaatcaagaatctcaaaatccgACTTGATCAAGTAGAGCTTAACATTCTTACGGATCAAGTCCTAAAAAATATACCTCTCCCAGAAAAGGTTTCTCCGCCAGAATCACCTAAAGCCTTTCCAATCATCCCAAATGATCATCTCcgagaaccagagcctagttccttTCCCGGCTCCGAGTCTCCCTCCACATCCGGCAAAGCTATTACGGCCATAAAAGCCTATAGCGAACACATAGtcgtaaaaattgtcataaataaagactttgttcttaatagagtcgcactcttcgatacaggagcagatagtaactgtatcgttaaaggcttagtacctacaaagtaccttcaaaagagtactTCTCGTCTTTACTCAGCCacgggagaaaaaatggaaatccattatcagctccctaaagctcatatctgtaacaatggcatttgccttgttaatgacttcgtcatcaccgaagatatcactgaggatatcattttagggatacctttcgtcaaccagattcgaccttactggagtgactacgacggaattcgtacaactcttttaaaccagaacttattcttccctttattaaggcccctcttgcaagaagaaggtaaccttattaaagaacgaactgtttttaaaattaaccggttttcttcccatatcaattttcttaaacaagatattcacataaagaaaattgagcagtctttaaaaaccccggagatgattactaaaatatctAATCTTCACAaaaattttgaagatgaaatttgtTTCGAATTtcctaatgctttttgggaacgGAAAAAACACTTAGTAGAGCTTCCTTACATTTTCGGGTTTGACGAACAAACTATTCCTACTAAGGCCAGGcccattcaaatgaaccaagaaatgatggaaatctgcaaaaaagaaattgaccatcttctaaagaatggtattattagaacCTCTAATTCTCCATGGAGTTGCTCTGtcttttatgtcaataatagtGCAGAAAAGGAACGAGGAACTCCtaggcttgtaataaattacaagcctttgaatgcggtattaaaatggatcaggcatccgattcctaataaaagggatctattaaaaagaactttcaaagctaatctttacagtaaatttgatatgaagtccggGTTTTGGCAAATCTGCCATAGCGAGCACCTGTTGCATAGAGAGATACCTCTCTTAGCCACATTATCCAATGTCAAAACTGCTTCATTGGCTAACAACCAAGTAAAGCATGCCACTTTATGTGGTACTTTGACTCTCCATATATGCTTCCAAGGCCATTTGAGGACTTGA